The genomic region CTGGGTCACGCCCCCGGGCATCGGGGCGGCGAGATCGTCCTGCACGGGATGCGCGGGACGGACGGGAGCGTCGTCCAGCGGCACGATCTGGGACTCGATCGTCTGCCCGTCGATGTGCAGAAACCAGCGGTCACCGTCCCGGGCGACGCGGATCAGCCTGGGGCGGCCGGCGACCTGCACCCGGAACACCCCCGGTTCCACTACGGAGAGGCACAGGCGATGCGTGACTCCTTCCGCGTGGACGAGAAACTCCTCACCCGCGCACTCAACCGTGCACCGAACGACCCGGCCGTCGAGCCGCACGGAGAGGTCAGGCATCGCGCGTCCCCATCCGCCAGTGCCCGATCGTCTCCCAGGGATCGGGGCTCGGCACGTCGCGGGCGTGGACACCCCCTTCCCTCGTCGGGGCCGATCCATCGCTCCAGGTGGCGACACACGCGGCGATCGCGGCGGCCTCCGCCTGGATCGTTGGTTGCCATCCGGCCAAGTCGCGCTCCACGAACCGCGTCGTGGTCTTCCCCTGGCGAAACGTCGCGGTCTTAAGGACGTCCTGGAGAAAATCCAGATTCGTCCGGACGCCGAGGATGACGTACGTGCGCAGCGCCTCGGCCATTCGGCCGATCGCCTCAGCTCGCGTGCGGTCCCAGGCGATGACCTTGGCCAAGAGCGGATCGTAGGCGACCGGGACGCGCCATCCCGCGCGCACCCCCGAATCGACACGGATCCCCGGGCCGGCCGGCTCCTCCAGCGCGAGTATCGGCCCCGGCGACGGCGCGAAATCGCGGCCCGGATCTTCCGCACAGATGCGGCACTCGATGGCGTGCCCGCGGGTGCCGACCGGCGTGCCCTCGAGATGGTCCCCGGCGGCGATTCGGAGTTGGGCCTTCA from bacterium harbors:
- a CDS encoding biotin/lipoyl-containing protein, which encodes MPDLSVRLDGRVVRCTVECAGEEFLVHAEGVTHRLCLSVVEPGVFRVQVAGRPRLIRVARDGDRWFLHIDGQTIESQIVPLDDAPVRPAHPVQDDLAAPMPGGVTQVLVRAGDAVRTGQALVIIEAMKMEHVIRAPRDGRIHLVHVRPGDQVEAGAAVAELSPKGQPSDEPG